The following proteins come from a genomic window of Pelagicoccus albus:
- a CDS encoding transketolase, giving the protein MSYSDEQLELKSIQLRKSALRWIKHAGAGHTGGSLSCLDILNVLYNRILNVRPETFSSQDRDRYVQSKGHAVEALFAVLADAGFFEEKELETLCCYKSHYVGHPTRKVHGVEQNTGGLGHGLPICVGVALAGKMDQKNYRVFTLLGDGELAEGSNWEAAMAASHYGLDNLTAIIDCNTLQIAGRTKDVMNSEPLVEKWEAFGWAVRRIDGHSISELTEALKAPLEPGKPSMVIANTIKGKGVDFMEDVGKWHHGVPNDEEYERAMAGFDAMLAEKEGALS; this is encoded by the coding sequence ATGAGCTACAGTGATGAACAATTAGAGCTGAAATCGATCCAGCTCCGCAAAAGCGCTCTGCGCTGGATCAAGCATGCAGGGGCCGGACATACCGGAGGTAGCCTGTCTTGTTTGGATATTCTAAATGTACTTTATAACCGGATACTCAACGTTAGGCCGGAAACCTTTTCCTCGCAGGATAGGGACCGCTACGTGCAGAGCAAAGGTCATGCGGTGGAAGCTTTGTTTGCCGTCCTAGCAGATGCGGGATTTTTTGAGGAAAAGGAATTGGAAACGCTTTGCTGTTACAAGTCGCACTACGTCGGACATCCGACCCGCAAGGTTCATGGAGTGGAGCAAAACACGGGTGGACTTGGGCATGGCTTGCCGATATGCGTGGGAGTCGCATTGGCAGGAAAGATGGATCAGAAAAACTATCGAGTCTTCACTTTGCTGGGCGATGGGGAGTTGGCCGAAGGGTCCAACTGGGAGGCGGCTATGGCGGCGTCCCACTATGGCTTGGACAATTTGACCGCCATCATCGACTGTAATACGCTACAGATTGCAGGCCGCACCAAAGACGTAATGAACAGTGAGCCGCTTGTCGAAAAGTGGGAAGCGTTCGGTTGGGCGGTAAGGAGAATCGATGGTCATTCCATTTCGGAGCTGACCGAAGCCCTCAAAGCTCCTTTGGAGCCAGGTAAGCCAAGTATGGTTATTGCCAATACGATAAAAGGTAAAGGTGTGGACTTTATGGAAGATGTCGGAAAATGGCACCATGGTGTGCCGAACGACGAGGAGTATGAGCGTGCCATGGCAGGCTTCGACGCGATGTTGGCAGAGAAGGAAGGAGCGTTGTCATGA
- a CDS encoding L-fucose/L-arabinose isomerase family protein: MKSPSQTFGVIFGNRDFFPDKLVTEARSDIIKLFEELGFEAVMLSEEETKLGGVETHADARKCAELFKSRREDIDGIFVCLPNFGDEKGVADTCKLAGLNVPILVQGYPDDLDRLDVIRRRDAFCGKISVCNNLRQAGIPYSLTRKHVVHPSDESFKQDLMKFASVCRVVGGIRGCRIGAVGARPGAFNTVRYSEKILERNGISVTTVDLSEILGDAKKFAADDDKVLAKTAEIKAYANASMVPAEKMTQMARLGVVLDEFVEQNALDATAVQCWTSVQANHGCNVCTSMSMMSEDLSPSACEVDVTGVLTMYAMQLASGTPSALVDWNNNYGSEDDKCVLFHCGNWAKSFLKEPKIATAPILGTTIGEENTYGALDGRSPASSLTYGRITTDDTNGTIRAYIGEGKLTDDTLKTFGNRAVAEVPKLQKLMRHVCREGFEHHVVMNASHTADILKESFEVYLGWETYFHEEPSE, translated from the coding sequence GTGAAATCTCCCTCTCAAACGTTTGGCGTTATTTTTGGCAATCGCGACTTCTTCCCAGACAAACTGGTGACTGAGGCTCGCTCTGATATTATTAAGCTCTTCGAGGAGCTCGGTTTCGAAGCGGTCATGCTCTCTGAGGAAGAGACAAAACTTGGTGGCGTGGAAACGCATGCCGACGCTCGTAAGTGTGCTGAGCTGTTCAAGTCTCGTCGCGAAGATATTGATGGTATCTTCGTTTGCCTACCGAATTTCGGTGACGAAAAAGGAGTGGCTGATACCTGCAAGCTTGCTGGCCTAAACGTGCCGATCTTGGTGCAAGGCTATCCTGACGATTTGGATCGTCTCGACGTTATTCGTCGCCGTGACGCGTTTTGCGGTAAAATCTCGGTTTGCAACAATCTCAGGCAAGCTGGTATCCCGTATTCACTTACACGCAAGCACGTCGTTCATCCGAGCGACGAATCGTTTAAGCAGGATTTGATGAAGTTTGCTTCTGTCTGCCGCGTCGTCGGTGGAATTCGTGGGTGCCGCATTGGAGCAGTGGGAGCTCGTCCTGGAGCCTTCAATACGGTCCGCTACAGCGAGAAAATTTTGGAACGCAATGGAATCAGCGTCACTACGGTGGATCTTTCCGAAATCCTTGGTGATGCGAAGAAGTTCGCTGCCGATGACGATAAGGTTTTGGCGAAAACCGCCGAGATTAAGGCTTATGCGAACGCCTCCATGGTCCCTGCTGAAAAGATGACGCAGATGGCTCGTCTTGGTGTCGTCTTGGACGAGTTCGTAGAGCAAAACGCTTTGGACGCGACCGCTGTGCAGTGCTGGACCTCCGTGCAGGCCAACCACGGCTGCAACGTCTGTACTAGCATGAGCATGATGAGTGAAGACTTGTCCCCAAGCGCTTGCGAAGTGGATGTAACTGGAGTCCTTACCATGTACGCGATGCAGTTGGCCTCCGGAACGCCTAGCGCCTTGGTTGATTGGAATAACAACTATGGCTCCGAGGACGACAAGTGCGTACTTTTCCACTGTGGTAATTGGGCGAAGTCCTTTTTGAAGGAACCTAAGATAGCGACCGCTCCCATCCTAGGCACAACCATTGGCGAAGAAAACACTTACGGCGCGCTCGACGGACGTTCTCCAGCTAGCTCGCTAACGTACGGGCGTATCACAACGGATGATACGAACGGAACTATCCGTGCCTACATCGGCGAAGGCAAGTTGACCGACGATACTCTGAAAACCTTTGGCAACCGCGCGGTAGCCGAAGTACCAAAACTGCAGAAGCTAATGCGTCACGTTTGTCGTGAAGGCTTCGAACACCACGTCGTGATGAACGCGTCGCATACTGCGGACATTTTGAAGGAGTCCTTTGAGGTCTATCTTGGTTGGGAAACTTACTTCCACGAAGAGCCCAGCGAGTAG